Proteins from one Corynebacterium epidermidicanis genomic window:
- a CDS encoding LGFP repeat-containing protein: MNKNTVDNHELERTLPADLGAPQPVINPGKMRSDRIPLPTGVTKHEADQAEVQEAREQGITAPGQPPIIRTFAADNCRTYWPSSFQVCGAIRAKYESMAVTWAGQTPVSFLGLPKSNELTNPDGVGKRTEFDNGFIYWHPDTGAWSVTTHNSIVWARNGWELGRLGYPTSDEIGTGDGVGRKQYFQRGRIYGSLSGVVSIEGKILEKWVETGEERGPLGYPATDEEGTPDGVGRYNRFALGMIYWHPSYGAHTILDLILEAWSISGYERGRFGYPVSDAYNDEFGGPVQDFEHQVLVLENELDAAGTSMFGGKQLNNLLIQSLQRRFVAEADIANLTWSRNPVWSPNDSPNIGTFASISRTESIPPWAACGFTTSEDKVIKSWTGNYGVHRGHKIDLKCGPRDGQTSGFRHIKRRHMKEWQTLAAIEGIGWMDLADMSMTKAFTDADYWKNSQERNSTCYSAQVYLVDKVRGTIAMTIDPSSIVSDSNDLVVTSFPGGKCHTH, from the coding sequence ATGAACAAAAACACTGTGGACAACCACGAACTAGAACGCACACTTCCCGCCGATCTCGGCGCCCCACAACCTGTGATCAACCCAGGCAAGATGCGGTCTGACCGCATCCCACTGCCCACAGGCGTCACCAAACACGAAGCCGACCAAGCCGAGGTTCAAGAAGCCCGCGAACAAGGCATCACCGCACCAGGCCAACCACCCATCATCCGGACCTTTGCAGCAGATAACTGCCGCACCTACTGGCCCTCCAGCTTCCAGGTCTGCGGTGCCATCCGCGCGAAATACGAATCCATGGCTGTAACCTGGGCCGGACAAACCCCCGTCTCCTTCCTCGGCCTACCCAAGTCCAACGAGTTAACCAACCCTGACGGAGTGGGTAAACGCACCGAATTCGACAACGGCTTCATCTACTGGCACCCCGACACCGGAGCCTGGTCCGTCACCACCCACAATTCCATAGTGTGGGCGCGTAACGGGTGGGAACTAGGCCGCCTTGGCTACCCCACATCCGATGAAATCGGCACCGGCGACGGAGTAGGACGCAAACAATACTTCCAACGCGGCCGCATCTACGGCTCCCTATCCGGTGTGGTGTCTATCGAAGGCAAGATCCTGGAAAAATGGGTAGAAACCGGTGAAGAACGTGGCCCACTCGGCTACCCAGCCACCGACGAAGAAGGCACCCCAGACGGAGTAGGCCGCTACAACCGCTTCGCACTCGGCATGATCTACTGGCACCCAAGCTACGGTGCACACACAATTCTTGATCTCATCCTCGAAGCTTGGTCTATATCTGGATACGAACGGGGCCGATTCGGTTACCCAGTTTCCGATGCCTATAACGATGAATTCGGTGGGCCGGTTCAAGATTTTGAACATCAAGTCCTGGTGCTTGAGAATGAGCTCGACGCAGCAGGGACTTCAATGTTTGGCGGGAAACAACTAAATAATCTGCTAATCCAGTCTTTGCAGCGTCGTTTTGTTGCAGAAGCTGATATCGCTAACCTAACATGGTCGCGGAATCCGGTGTGGTCGCCAAACGACTCCCCAAACATCGGCACTTTCGCCTCGATCTCTCGAACCGAAAGCATTCCCCCTTGGGCTGCATGCGGTTTTACTACTTCGGAAGATAAGGTTATTAAGTCCTGGACCGGCAACTATGGGGTTCATCGAGGACACAAAATTGACCTTAAGTGCGGGCCACGAGACGGTCAAACCAGCGGTTTTCGGCACATCAAACGCCGACACATGAAAGAGTGGCAAACCCTAGCCGCTATTGAAGGCATCGGCTGGATGGACCTTGCAGATATGAGTATGACCAAGGCATTCACTGACGCAGACTATTGGAAAAACAGCCAAGAACGCAATTCGACTTGCTATTCAGCCCAAGTTTACCTTGTCGATAAGGTGCGCGGCACAATAGCTATGACAATAGACCCCTCATCAATCGTTTCCGACAGCAACGATCTTGTAGTGACAAGCTTTCCTGGAGGAAAATGTCATACACACTAA
- the tsaB gene encoding tRNA (adenosine(37)-N6)-threonylcarbamoyltransferase complex dimerization subunit type 1 TsaB, with product MLVLAIDSATPTVVAGVVDSDTDEVLGETILENCRDHNEQLVPATQAALNKAGKTFQDIHAIVVGTGPGPFTGLRVGMATAAAFGDALGIPVHGVCSLDAIAVQIPAEQKVVAIDARRREAYWARYEGERVGEPQVTPYDQVPRVGEMNAPANLAEHFPEATHDLYPTPLALVQVASLGEQPGPLQPLYLRRPDAKEPKPKPKSPAIPDVQL from the coding sequence GTGCTTGTACTCGCAATTGATTCTGCCACCCCTACTGTCGTCGCAGGCGTCGTTGATTCCGACACCGACGAAGTGTTGGGGGAGACCATTCTCGAAAACTGCCGTGACCACAACGAACAGCTGGTTCCGGCCACGCAAGCCGCGTTGAACAAGGCTGGCAAGACGTTTCAGGACATCCACGCTATCGTCGTCGGCACCGGTCCGGGGCCGTTCACCGGCTTGCGGGTAGGTATGGCAACTGCCGCGGCCTTCGGGGATGCCTTGGGGATTCCGGTCCATGGTGTGTGTTCCCTGGACGCTATCGCCGTGCAGATTCCGGCGGAACAGAAGGTTGTGGCCATTGACGCGCGGCGTCGAGAAGCATACTGGGCGCGGTATGAGGGGGAGCGGGTCGGCGAGCCGCAGGTTACTCCGTATGACCAAGTGCCGCGGGTCGGCGAGATGAACGCGCCTGCGAACCTCGCGGAACACTTTCCCGAGGCCACCCATGATTTGTACCCGACTCCGCTGGCATTGGTGCAGGTTGCCTCGTTGGGCGAACAGCCAGGACCGCTGCAGCCCTTGTACTTGCGGCGGCCGGACGCGAAGGAGCCTAAGCCAAAGCCGAAGAGCCCAGCGATCCCGGACGTGCAGCTGTGA
- the rimI gene encoding ribosomal protein S18-alanine N-acetyltransferase: protein MNWEVRRLVINDAARCAELEQQLFAGDDPWPAAAFEQEFAQPNNFYLGVEIDGNLVGYAGLSLLGSLKEPEFEIHTIGVDPAHQRKGIAGELMDQLMHAADQYQGPVFLEVRTDNEPAIAMYEKYGFERMGLRKNYYQPSGADAYTMKREPKK from the coding sequence GTGAACTGGGAGGTAAGGCGCCTCGTAATTAATGACGCAGCGCGGTGTGCTGAGCTTGAGCAGCAACTTTTTGCTGGGGACGACCCGTGGCCAGCAGCGGCGTTTGAGCAGGAGTTCGCGCAGCCGAACAACTTCTACCTCGGCGTAGAAATTGACGGAAATCTTGTGGGTTATGCCGGGCTGAGCTTGCTGGGGTCGCTTAAGGAGCCGGAATTTGAGATCCATACCATCGGCGTCGACCCGGCCCACCAGCGCAAAGGAATCGCGGGTGAGCTCATGGATCAGCTCATGCACGCAGCTGACCAGTATCAAGGGCCGGTTTTCCTTGAAGTGCGTACGGATAATGAACCGGCGATCGCCATGTATGAAAAGTATGGCTTCGAGCGGATGGGTTTGCGCAAGAACTATTATCAGCCCTCAGGGGCCGATGCTTACACGATGAAACGGGAGCCTAAGAAATGA
- the tsaD gene encoding tRNA (adenosine(37)-N6)-threonylcarbamoyltransferase complex transferase subunit TsaD: MIILGIESSCDETGVGIVRLDPDTGDVEILADQVASSMEQHARFGGVVPEIASRAHLEAMQPVMRAALKEAGIEKPDVVAATVGPGLAGALLVGASAAKAYAAAWSVPFYGINHLGGHVAVANLEGEKLPHSVALLVSGGHTQLLEVDSVGAPMRELGATLDDAAGEAYDKVARLLGLGYPGGPVIDRLAKQGEANIDFPRALRGSLDFSFSGLKTAVARYVEAAEREGRQIVVEDVCASFQEAVCDALTKKAVRACQEVGASVLLLGGGVAANSRLRELASRRCASAGIELRVPRFKLCTDNGVMIAALGAQRVFEGHEPSGLSIGCDPSLEVEVPQVYA, translated from the coding sequence ATGATCATCCTCGGAATTGAATCCTCCTGCGATGAAACAGGTGTCGGAATCGTGCGCCTGGACCCTGACACTGGCGACGTAGAGATCCTCGCTGATCAGGTTGCTTCCTCAATGGAACAGCACGCCCGCTTCGGCGGCGTCGTGCCGGAAATTGCCTCCCGGGCGCATTTGGAAGCTATGCAGCCGGTGATGCGTGCTGCATTGAAGGAGGCTGGCATTGAGAAGCCGGACGTGGTCGCCGCAACCGTAGGGCCTGGTCTTGCAGGTGCGTTGCTGGTCGGGGCGTCGGCGGCGAAGGCCTATGCCGCGGCCTGGAGCGTGCCGTTTTATGGCATCAACCACTTGGGTGGGCACGTGGCGGTCGCAAATCTAGAAGGGGAGAAGCTGCCGCACTCGGTCGCGTTGTTGGTCTCTGGCGGGCACACGCAGCTGCTGGAGGTTGATTCCGTGGGCGCCCCGATGCGTGAGCTTGGCGCCACGCTGGATGACGCCGCTGGTGAAGCCTACGACAAGGTCGCCCGACTCCTCGGGCTGGGCTACCCGGGTGGCCCTGTCATCGATCGACTCGCCAAGCAGGGCGAGGCGAATATCGACTTCCCCCGCGCCCTGCGTGGCTCCCTAGACTTCTCCTTTTCTGGCCTGAAGACCGCAGTTGCCCGCTACGTTGAGGCTGCCGAGCGTGAGGGTCGCCAGATCGTAGTCGAGGACGTCTGCGCGTCCTTCCAGGAGGCAGTGTGCGATGCGCTGACCAAGAAGGCCGTGCGCGCTTGCCAGGAAGTGGGTGCCTCCGTGCTGCTGCTCGGCGGCGGGGTGGCGGCGAACTCCCGGTTGCGCGAGCTTGCTTCTCGACGCTGTGCCTCAGCTGGAATCGAACTGCGAGTACCTCGCTTTAAGCTCTGTACTGATAACGGTGTGATGATCGCAGCGCTCGGCGCGCAGCGAGTCTTCGAGGGCCATGAGCCATCCGGGTTGTCGATTGGTTGTGATCCTTCGCTTGAGGTGGAAGTGCCGCAGGTGTACGCGTAG
- the groES gene encoding co-chaperone GroES, which yields MANIKPLEDKILVQINEAETTTASGLVIPDSAKEKPQEATVIAVGAGRFDEDGERIPMDVKVGDVVIFSKYGGTEIKYQGEEYLILSQRDVLAVIEK from the coding sequence GTGGCAAACATCAAGCCGCTCGAAGACAAGATTCTGGTCCAGATCAACGAAGCTGAGACCACCACCGCGTCTGGCCTGGTCATTCCAGACTCCGCAAAGGAGAAGCCACAGGAGGCAACTGTCATCGCCGTCGGCGCTGGCCGTTTCGACGAAGATGGCGAGCGTATCCCAATGGACGTCAAGGTTGGCGACGTTGTGATCTTCTCCAAGTACGGCGGAACCGAAATCAAGTACCAGGGCGAGGAGTACCTCATCCTGTCTCAGCGCGACGTGCTCGCTGTCATCGAAAAGTAG